The region ATTATCTTTTCAGGATATATCAAACCAACAATCGCTCTTTTATCTATTGTATTCGCATTTTTGTATCTCTCAGAAATATTTGTAATGGAATTTAAAGCTTGATTTATTTTTTCTTCTAAGTTTTCCTCTTCACTAGAACTTTTTAGTGAATCTAACTTAAATGTAAGATCATCTATTTCAATTTTATACTTGGTCTTTATTCTACGAAAATCTTCCTCATCTAATTTATCTTCAATATACATATCTCTTGCCTTATCAATTCTTTCTTCGATATTTGTCAGTTTACTTTTAAGAATTTTTCGTTCCTCATTTATACCATTTGATGCCAGGGAAAAATTTTGTAATAGTATTGTTTTTAGTACCTTGTCGGCACCATTAGCAAAACTAAATTTAGTAAGCTCTTCAACAAATAAGTCATTAACTATCTCAGAATTATGCCTAAAACCGCAGGGGGTAGTACAATGATAATAGTAATAATGCTTACTTCTACCTTTTGCTCCACTAGCGGTTAGATTTTTATTGCAAATTGGGCACAAAAGAAGACCTCGCAAAGGATAACGTTCTTCATTAATTATTCTACCTGCTGGTAAAAAAGCATCTTTGTTACTTTTTCGATGGAGAATTCTTTGAACTTTCATAAATAACTCTTCGGAGATCAATGCCTCGTGTTTTCCTTCAATAATTCTTTCCTCCTCATCATTGTAGGCCTTTAAAAAAAGTTTTCCTGTGTATGCAATATTTTTTAAAGCTTCCATAAATGAATTTTTGGTCAGATTTCGACCATCTCTTTTATTCATTTGCTTTAAAACTACTGCAGTAGGTAAATGTCCTTTTGCAACCTGTTTAAAAGCCCATACGATATTTGTTGCTTCAGGCTCTTTTACTGCAACATATTTCCTTCCATCTTCTCTACTTCTATTAATATACCCGTAAGGAGCAATTCCCATCATTCTGCCTTCCTTAATTGCTCTTCTCATGCCGTAAGTAACATTAAGGGCTCTTCTATCATTTTCTACCTCAGGAGTAGATAAATAAATCGCCAGTAAAAGTTTATTTTCGGGAACTCTTAAGTCCAAGGGCTGTTCAATAGCTTGGGGAGTAACGTTATATTTATTTAGATTAGAAATCATCTGATAGGCTTCGCTCGTATTTCTACTAAATCTATCCCATTTTGTAAAAAACAAATACCTGCTATCTTTAGCACCTCTAGTTCTTCGAATTCCACTTATATATTTTTTCCATTCTGGTCTTTCGAAAGTTTTTGCAGAATGGTCTTCATAAATAATTTTATCAATAGCTATATTCAAAGAAGCGCAATGCTTTTTTAAACGTTCTTCCTGATCACGTTGCGAATAACCTTTATCAGCCTGTTCATCAGTTGATACTCGAATATATAAATCGGCAACCTTCATAATTAGTAGTTTATTATTAATGGTAAAAAATCTAGAATTATCTATAGAGAATTACTTGTGTAAAAAATACAAGCTTCTAAGTGACTAAAATAAGGAATTAATTTTGAGATATTAGAAACTCTTTAATAGTAATTTTTGCGATAGTATGAAAAAATTGCAATATTTCAGCAGCTTCATCTTCTGAAACAATAATCCCGGAAGCCGCCAGCATTTTCATTGCAACATCCAGCTTCATCTCTTGAAATTTTATGAGATGCTCCAGTTCAAATAAATTTGAACTGTCAATAGATTGATGTTTAGATGTTTTCTTTTTAGACATGAGCAATGCCAGCACTTTTAATCTCCTTCTTAATAAAAGGAATTCTGTGTTATAATTTGAATAAATTTCGAAAAATTTATTGTAAAAAAGGTGGTTAATTAAGTTGGTTGGGCTATTGAAGAATAGTTTGGGTTAAAAAAGTAAATTAAAAGTCTATTTTGTAATAAAAAAGAAGTTTGTTAAAAATATGTTGCACTACGTATTGTTTCGTTACCTTCAATTATTTCTAATGTGGCTCTAAGTGGAAGTAGAAAAAACTATAGTTCTATCTTCAATAAAATATTGGTATTTTGCTGAAGATTCACACCTTCCTGAATAGTTTCACTTCTGAGAATAATTTGACTTTCTCGGAAGTGAAATCATACTGAATTTTCAGTCTGTTCGGTTTACTCGTTGCAAAAGTAATTACACCGATTTCATAAGGTTTGTAACCAAGTACCGTGATGAGATAATCTATATTTTCGGAAATTCTGAAACTGTCAATTCGGAAATATATGATCTGGTTAGAATCAAACATATCTTTCTTATTCTGCTGTATCAAACTTATCATCTCAATTAGTATCATAAATAATGTGTAGGGCGGAAACTTTAGAGATAGTAGTCACAATTGGATAAGTATTGGCGTAAAAATTCATAACAGCTTCCACACTCCACTTCGGTCCTGGGTACAAAAAATCCTCTGAAACGATTGTTATCAGAGGATTTTCTTTTTAAAGGGTGGCTAAAAGGGTGGCAACAATTTTATCATATTTTTATTATCTTAATGTCGCCAATCCTATATATATTAAGTTCACATTGATAAAATTTCAAAAAAATTTTATCCGTCCGAAAAAAAGAACTTTACTCAAACGGATAGAATACCCTTATCTATAAGAGATAATTTCTTACCGATATCTTTGATATACTTATTATGATCCTTAGCATTTCAGATATCCATTTTTCTAATAATATCTGCTACGGCTATATCCATTATCATTTTATATCATAGGTCTCATATTAGTTATTATAAAAAAGTACTGATTTCTCAATACTTTTTATATTTTCAATTTGTTCGCTACATAACCGATTTCCAAAATAAGCACTATCGGTTCCTGTTGTTATGTGTAAGCAATTTCATTCACAGAAAAGCATTACGATTGCAAGTATAAATGACTTCCAAAGGCAAATACAGTATTCAAAAATGTA is a window of Candidatus Chryseobacterium colombiense DNA encoding:
- a CDS encoding recombinase family protein, producing the protein MKVADLYIRVSTDEQADKGYSQRDQEERLKKHCASLNIAIDKIIYEDHSAKTFERPEWKKYISGIRRTRGAKDSRYLFFTKWDRFSRNTSEAYQMISNLNKYNVTPQAIEQPLDLRVPENKLLLAIYLSTPEVENDRRALNVTYGMRRAIKEGRMMGIAPYGYINRSREDGRKYVAVKEPEATNIVWAFKQVAKGHLPTAVVLKQMNKRDGRNLTKNSFMEALKNIAYTGKLFLKAYNDEEERIIEGKHEALISEELFMKVQRILHRKSNKDAFLPAGRIINEERYPLRGLLLCPICNKNLTASGAKGRSKHYYYYHCTTPCGFRHNSEIVNDLFVEELTKFSFANGADKVLKTILLQNFSLASNGINEERKILKSKLTNIEERIDKARDMYIEDKLDEEDFRRIKTKYKIEIDDLTFKLDSLKSSSEEENLEEKINQALNSITNISERYKNANTIDKRAIVGLIYPEKIIFDGENFQTTKINSFLNNIFLIKKELGNKKNRQRSEKSSNVGLVTSTGFKPVTF